The proteins below are encoded in one region of Planctopirus limnophila DSM 3776:
- a CDS encoding glutamate mutase L, with protein MTQATTGPRRLPENPDELEVILATDCGSTTTKALLIEKIDGVYRQTYRGEAPTTVEEPTADVTIGVVNAATEVGELAGRQLVDENGLLIRPARGNVGCDAYISTSSAGGGLQMLVCGVVPTMSAASATRAALGAGAIVLETMTSNDRRKPHDRIQRIRDLRPDMILLAGGTDGGTVRHVAAMAELIAPAKPQPRFGGQYKMPVIYAGNQAAIPVVRDVLGNVAELSFVENVRPVLEREALAGARDAIHDLFLEHVMAHAPGYDKLIEWADTAIMPTPGAVGNILQTIARTRGLNALGVDIGGATTDVFSVFSGTFNRTVSANLGMSYSISNVCAEAGFDAILRWVPYPESEKELRNRVKNKMIRPTTIPQTMEALIFEQAVAREALRLAYVQHKQFATTLAGVQQQRTIGDAFAQSGGQQTIVNNLKLDLIVGSGGVLSHAPRMEQTTMMMIDAFEPEGITVLAKDSIFMMPHLGVLAEIHPQAAMDVFERDCLIMLATCIAPKGPPASGKLLLKYSLEVGSRVVEGELHGHEMQRFDLGPDELARLKLVPAAGYDVGAGPGKPLEREIRGGMVGVVFDGRGRPLALPSNTEDRRALLKTWNQALGVYPGHNH; from the coding sequence ATGACGCAGGCGACAACTGGCCCCAGGCGGCTTCCTGAAAATCCCGATGAGTTGGAAGTCATCCTCGCGACCGATTGCGGAAGCACCACGACCAAAGCTCTGTTGATCGAGAAGATTGATGGAGTTTACCGTCAAACCTATCGTGGTGAAGCTCCCACAACTGTCGAGGAACCAACTGCCGATGTCACGATCGGTGTTGTGAACGCAGCGACTGAAGTAGGCGAACTCGCTGGGCGTCAACTGGTCGATGAAAATGGCCTGCTGATCCGCCCGGCTCGTGGAAATGTCGGTTGTGATGCCTACATTTCCACTTCCAGCGCAGGGGGTGGCTTGCAGATGCTGGTGTGCGGCGTTGTCCCCACGATGTCCGCTGCCAGCGCGACGAGAGCCGCTTTAGGAGCCGGCGCCATTGTTCTCGAAACCATGACATCAAACGATCGTCGTAAACCACATGATCGCATTCAGCGAATTCGGGATCTTCGCCCGGATATGATTCTGCTCGCTGGCGGGACTGATGGTGGCACTGTGCGCCATGTTGCTGCCATGGCCGAGTTGATTGCACCTGCCAAACCACAGCCCAGGTTTGGTGGTCAGTATAAAATGCCCGTGATCTACGCCGGGAACCAGGCGGCCATTCCTGTTGTTCGCGATGTGCTGGGGAACGTGGCGGAGTTGTCATTCGTCGAGAATGTCAGACCAGTCCTGGAGCGTGAAGCCCTGGCTGGTGCGCGGGATGCCATTCACGATCTGTTCCTCGAGCATGTCATGGCACATGCCCCTGGGTACGACAAGCTCATTGAATGGGCTGATACCGCCATCATGCCCACTCCCGGTGCTGTGGGAAACATCCTGCAGACAATTGCCCGCACACGCGGCCTGAATGCTCTGGGTGTCGATATCGGTGGCGCCACGACAGATGTCTTCAGCGTTTTCAGCGGGACATTCAACCGTACGGTCAGTGCAAATCTGGGGATGAGTTACTCCATTTCGAATGTCTGTGCCGAAGCTGGCTTTGATGCCATCCTCCGGTGGGTGCCTTATCCCGAGAGTGAAAAAGAGCTGCGCAACCGGGTGAAGAACAAAATGATTCGCCCGACGACAATTCCTCAAACCATGGAAGCTTTGATCTTTGAGCAGGCTGTCGCGCGGGAAGCTTTGCGGCTGGCCTATGTGCAGCACAAACAATTCGCCACGACTCTGGCCGGGGTGCAGCAGCAGCGCACGATTGGCGATGCTTTTGCCCAGTCTGGCGGTCAGCAGACAATTGTGAACAACCTTAAGCTCGACTTGATTGTGGGTTCCGGCGGCGTGCTCTCGCATGCTCCACGTATGGAGCAGACCACCATGATGATGATTGATGCCTTTGAGCCGGAAGGGATAACGGTCCTTGCTAAAGACAGCATTTTCATGATGCCCCATTTAGGCGTACTGGCCGAGATTCATCCTCAGGCTGCCATGGATGTCTTCGAGCGGGATTGCCTGATCATGCTGGCGACGTGTATTGCCCCCAAGGGGCCGCCAGCTTCTGGCAAACTGCTGTTGAAGTACTCACTCGAAGTGGGCAGCAGGGTGGTAGAAGGAGAACTCCACGGCCACGAAATGCAGCGTTTCGATCTGGGGCCAGATGAACTGGCCCGGCTGAAGCTTGTGCCAGCTGCTGGCTACGATGTGGGCGCCGGCCCCGGAAAGCCGCTCGAGCGCGAAATTCGTGGTGGAATGGTCGGCGTCGTCTTCGATGGACGTGGTCGGCCTCTGGCACTGCCATCAAACACCGAGGATCGACGCGCACTCCTCAAAACCTGGAATCAGGCACTGGGTGTCTACCCCGGTCATAACCACTAG
- a CDS encoding ABC transporter permease: MKRILGILGILIAVMVVTGILQPAFLSGYNLSNVTQLSAYFAILSIGVMFVIITGGIDLSIGPVVGLVGCLLPLLIVKYGFHPALAIAFVMGVAALIGTTHGLLITKAKLQPFVVTLCGWLIYRGLARWITGDANQGFGNSFNGLLEISRKKIPLPGDYQVPIPVVYMLIIAVLAAIFLNKTVWGRYLYAIGRNEQAAHFSGINTDRIKLMAYVLCSTIAGFGGVLLAFDLNSMQPSSHGNTYELYAIAAAVLGGCSLRGGEGSVAGVVIGAVLLRVLYSANNMLGIPSTLEYVTIGTVLLAGVLADEGVKWYSQRRKLIQSARKVAA, encoded by the coding sequence ATGAAGAGAATACTCGGAATTCTTGGCATTCTGATCGCCGTGATGGTTGTGACTGGCATTCTTCAACCAGCCTTCCTCAGTGGATATAACCTTTCAAACGTCACTCAGCTTTCGGCCTACTTTGCCATCCTGAGTATTGGCGTGATGTTCGTGATCATCACCGGCGGGATCGATCTTTCGATTGGGCCAGTCGTGGGCCTTGTGGGCTGCCTGCTCCCGCTGCTCATTGTGAAGTATGGTTTTCATCCGGCCCTGGCTATTGCTTTTGTCATGGGAGTAGCCGCACTCATCGGGACGACGCATGGTCTGTTGATTACCAAGGCAAAGCTTCAGCCGTTTGTGGTGACACTTTGCGGCTGGCTGATTTATCGTGGTCTGGCCCGCTGGATCACAGGAGATGCCAACCAGGGGTTTGGGAATAGCTTTAACGGCCTGCTGGAAATCTCTCGCAAAAAGATCCCTTTGCCCGGGGATTATCAAGTGCCGATCCCGGTGGTTTACATGCTGATTATCGCTGTGCTGGCTGCCATTTTTTTGAACAAGACGGTTTGGGGTCGCTACCTGTATGCGATTGGTCGCAATGAACAGGCCGCACATTTCAGCGGGATTAACACCGATCGAATCAAGTTGATGGCCTATGTACTGTGTTCAACAATCGCCGGGTTTGGCGGGGTGCTGCTCGCTTTTGACCTCAATTCGATGCAACCCAGTTCGCATGGGAACACTTATGAATTGTATGCGATTGCGGCCGCAGTTCTAGGGGGTTGCAGTCTTCGCGGCGGTGAAGGATCAGTGGCGGGTGTGGTGATTGGCGCGGTCCTCTTGAGAGTGCTCTACAGTGCTAACAATATGCTCGGGATTCCCAGCACGTTGGAATATGTGACGATCGGCACGGTGCTTCTGGCGGGTGTGCTGGCCGATGAAGGTGTGAAGTGGTACTCGCAGCGGAGAAAACTGATTCAATCCGCCAGGAAAGTCGCCGCTTGA
- a CDS encoding arylsulfatase — protein sequence MLAVALVLVAHTGVALAQTRKPNILVIWGDDIGTWNISHNSRGMMGYQTPNIDRLGKEGLAFTDYYGQQSCTAGRAAFLGGNVPVRTGMTKVGLPGAKEGWQKTDVTIATVLKSQGYATGQFGKNHQGDRDEHLPTMHGFDEFFGNLYHLNAQEEPENEDYPTNMRMANGKTFIENYGPRGIIRSKADGKGGQTIEDTGPLTKKRMETIDEETVAAAKDFITRQKNADQPFFCWWNGTRMHFRTHVKKENRHPGNDEYTDGMIEHDGHVGELLKLLDELGLAKDTIVMYSTDNGPHYNTWPDAGTTPFRSEKNSNWEGAYRVPCFVRWPGRFPAGKTLNGIVSHEDWLPTLAAAAGASDIKQKLAQGVELNGRKYRNYVDGYNQLDYFGGKTDQSPRNEFIYVNDDGQIVALRYDAWKAVFLENRGEAFGVWREPFTELRVPLLFNLRRDPFERSQHNSNTYNDWFLDRVFVITPMQQMAGKFLMTMKEYPPSQTPGSFNLEKIQKMIEAGASGK from the coding sequence ATGCTCGCTGTTGCGCTTGTTCTCGTGGCTCACACGGGAGTAGCGCTGGCCCAAACCAGGAAGCCCAACATTCTGGTCATCTGGGGCGACGATATCGGCACCTGGAATATCAGCCACAACAGCCGCGGCATGATGGGCTACCAGACGCCGAATATCGATCGACTGGGCAAAGAAGGACTGGCCTTCACCGATTATTACGGTCAGCAAAGTTGTACGGCGGGCCGCGCTGCTTTTCTGGGAGGCAACGTCCCTGTCCGCACTGGCATGACCAAGGTGGGTCTGCCCGGAGCGAAAGAAGGCTGGCAGAAGACCGACGTGACCATCGCGACCGTCCTGAAGTCACAAGGCTACGCGACAGGTCAGTTTGGTAAGAATCACCAGGGCGATCGCGACGAGCATCTTCCCACAATGCATGGCTTCGACGAGTTCTTCGGAAACCTCTACCACCTGAACGCTCAGGAGGAACCGGAGAATGAGGATTATCCCACCAACATGAGGATGGCCAATGGCAAGACTTTCATCGAGAACTACGGGCCACGCGGCATTATTCGCAGCAAAGCCGATGGCAAGGGTGGTCAGACAATCGAGGACACTGGCCCATTGACCAAAAAGCGCATGGAGACCATCGACGAAGAAACCGTGGCGGCCGCTAAGGACTTTATCACCCGCCAGAAAAATGCCGACCAGCCCTTCTTCTGCTGGTGGAACGGCACACGAATGCACTTCCGCACACATGTCAAGAAAGAGAACCGTCATCCGGGAAATGACGAATACACCGATGGCATGATCGAGCACGATGGTCACGTGGGCGAATTGCTCAAACTGCTCGATGAACTGGGGCTCGCCAAAGACACGATCGTCATGTATTCCACGGATAACGGCCCGCACTACAACACCTGGCCGGATGCGGGCACGACGCCTTTCCGCAGCGAGAAAAACTCGAACTGGGAAGGTGCTTACCGTGTCCCCTGTTTCGTGCGCTGGCCAGGCCGGTTTCCGGCAGGCAAAACACTGAATGGCATCGTCTCTCACGAAGACTGGCTCCCCACACTGGCTGCCGCCGCTGGTGCCAGCGATATCAAGCAAAAGCTCGCACAAGGGGTCGAACTCAACGGCCGCAAATACCGCAACTATGTGGATGGCTACAATCAGCTCGATTACTTCGGCGGCAAGACGGATCAATCGCCCCGGAACGAATTTATCTATGTGAATGACGACGGCCAGATTGTCGCCCTGCGATACGATGCATGGAAGGCTGTGTTTCTTGAGAACCGGGGGGAGGCATTTGGCGTGTGGCGAGAACCCTTTACCGAGCTGCGTGTGCCGCTGTTGTTCAATCTGCGCCGCGATCCCTTCGAGCGCTCACAGCACAATTCGAACACCTATAACGACTGGTTCCTCGACCGCGTTTTTGTGATCACGCCGATGCAGCAGATGGCGGGCAAGTTTCTGATGACGATGAAGGAGTATCCACCCAGCCAGACACCCGGCTCATTCAACCTGGAAAAAATCCAGAAGATGATCGAGGCCGGTGCCAGCGGGAAGTAA
- a CDS encoding GNAT family N-acetyltransferase, with translation MADPLLFPVPLLFETERLELRPYRTSDAPELHEALLESIAELREHLWFLPWVAEEPTLQTAEARCRRAEANFLIRADLPYLAFSRSTGRLVASAGMHRTDWSLPRTEVGYWVRTSEAGKGYATEAVLALTNWALVGMKAKRVELVTDEANVRSRRLAERCGFHLEGVLHNTMQSPDGQLRHSCIYARLPSTS, from the coding sequence ATGGCCGATCCCCTGCTTTTCCCGGTTCCTCTATTGTTTGAAACCGAGCGTCTTGAGCTCCGCCCCTACCGGACATCTGATGCGCCTGAGCTCCACGAGGCCCTGCTCGAGTCCATCGCGGAGCTGCGTGAGCACTTGTGGTTCTTGCCGTGGGTCGCCGAGGAGCCGACACTTCAGACTGCCGAGGCCCGCTGCCGCCGGGCGGAAGCCAACTTCCTGATCCGCGCGGACCTGCCCTACCTGGCGTTTTCCAGGAGCACCGGGCGACTGGTCGCCTCGGCGGGGATGCATCGCACCGATTGGTCTCTGCCCAGAACAGAGGTTGGGTATTGGGTCCGTACTTCCGAAGCTGGCAAAGGCTACGCGACCGAAGCCGTCCTTGCGCTGACGAACTGGGCGCTAGTCGGCATGAAAGCCAAGCGCGTGGAACTCGTGACGGACGAGGCCAACGTCCGCTCACGCCGACTGGCCGAACGCTGCGGCTTTCACCTGGAGGGAGTCCTACACAACACCATGCAATCCCCCGACGGCCAACTACGCCACTCCTGCATCTATGCGAGGCTTCCCTCTACGTCCTGA
- a CDS encoding DUF2817 domain-containing protein — protein sequence MKVLPMLSFVTAAGLGVMWWASENDIRLPDGISTPLLVSQATIPEDPPGTPPARLTLADARPLASTSSSSTVPSASTTLKRTKSSSAIEMELATDSPSVSLGESEPILMALSKPLPAESELHSVFSDPAAAPYSPSSKPSTRPKTKSAPRRFSSQPADSTAGEAASNSPATFGDSIEATEQATEQTIETEKPVVTQKQSTPATRESETVTRPVSDEEKLLGRWEIAYQSTDGLPIYIRTMGRGKFSTLVVAGLEGTDRVSVRWADKLVTSISKNPNILNSSTITIVRAANPDGLQANRRTNSRDVDLNRNFPTANFSRGQTKRSGEAPASEIETRAILQTIATHQPNRVVILRSTPTRNGEVIHSMNAKNIANQLMTTSRWTPQLLLSPDWPGSLEVLADETVAAQVLSLSLPYGQDPMVEFDRHVNGLMIAISDQAGESLSPMARKQNYQQLENLMAQSARSRVAPADPVEAPNLDKYKLKQGGIPTSSPQGPAPVGKPRGYQELPPPPPSKT from the coding sequence TTGAAAGTCTTACCTATGTTGTCATTTGTCACAGCCGCCGGTCTGGGTGTCATGTGGTGGGCCTCCGAGAATGACATTCGTCTTCCCGATGGGATCTCCACACCACTTCTTGTCTCACAGGCCACCATCCCCGAAGATCCTCCCGGGACTCCACCTGCCCGGCTAACGTTGGCAGATGCTCGCCCTCTGGCTTCAACAAGCTCTTCATCAACCGTTCCGAGTGCATCAACCACTCTCAAGAGGACGAAATCGTCGTCGGCCATCGAGATGGAACTGGCGACCGATTCTCCGTCGGTCAGCCTGGGTGAATCCGAACCCATTCTGATGGCGCTGTCCAAGCCATTACCGGCCGAATCGGAACTGCACTCTGTCTTTTCAGATCCCGCAGCGGCTCCTTATTCGCCATCTTCCAAACCATCGACGCGTCCCAAGACAAAGTCGGCACCTCGTCGTTTCTCCAGTCAGCCGGCTGATTCCACAGCCGGTGAAGCGGCTTCCAATTCTCCCGCAACCTTCGGTGATTCGATTGAAGCCACTGAGCAAGCCACTGAGCAAACAATCGAAACAGAAAAGCCGGTTGTCACTCAGAAGCAGAGTACGCCAGCGACCAGAGAATCAGAAACGGTGACCAGACCGGTTTCAGACGAAGAGAAGCTTCTGGGACGCTGGGAAATTGCCTACCAGTCGACCGATGGTTTGCCGATTTACATTCGCACGATGGGCCGAGGGAAGTTTTCGACACTGGTGGTGGCTGGCCTGGAAGGGACAGATCGTGTCTCTGTGCGCTGGGCCGACAAGCTGGTGACTTCTATTTCCAAGAATCCGAATATCCTTAATTCTTCGACAATCACGATTGTTCGTGCTGCGAACCCGGATGGTTTGCAGGCTAACCGGAGAACCAACTCACGAGATGTTGATCTCAATCGAAATTTCCCGACAGCGAACTTCTCGCGCGGCCAGACCAAGCGCAGTGGCGAAGCGCCAGCCAGTGAAATCGAAACTCGGGCAATTCTTCAGACGATTGCCACACATCAGCCCAACCGAGTAGTCATTCTGCGTTCGACACCGACACGCAACGGAGAAGTCATTCATTCGATGAATGCCAAAAACATTGCCAACCAACTGATGACCACTTCGCGGTGGACTCCTCAACTCCTGCTCTCTCCCGATTGGCCTGGCTCGCTGGAAGTGCTGGCTGACGAAACGGTTGCTGCTCAGGTCCTCTCACTCAGTCTGCCTTATGGGCAGGATCCGATGGTGGAGTTTGATCGGCATGTCAACGGGCTGATGATTGCCATTTCGGATCAGGCCGGAGAGAGCCTATCCCCCATGGCTCGTAAACAGAATTATCAGCAGCTTGAAAATCTGATGGCTCAAAGTGCCAGATCGCGAGTGGCTCCTGCAGATCCTGTTGAGGCACCAAACCTGGATAAATATAAACTGAAACAAGGCGGGATTCCGACATCCAGTCCACAAGGCCCAGCTCCTGTGGGTAAGCCGCGAGGCTATCAGGAGCTTCCACCGCCACCACCATCGAAAACCTGA
- a CDS encoding transglutaminase-like domain-containing protein: protein MTSGEQYSVLSNGQPTMLLRPSHRQLIRWLCLSLVLVVFVSASGQAEEPETRTVWGVIYLQGQRAGYQSGTRTLFQSANGEKLVKCEQKTALKLTRFGTPLVLESTVETIETTGGEIRRFVHRQENPPAAPMTLEGTIEGKQCQLVATTGGIKQTSSIPWSPDWRSPAYQDETLRAQPLQPGEERRLEIFFPEFRSMGVLDLKAREMVPILNLDRQEKNLLRVTARISLIEDSPITVYVDQNGEAIVTRMGIFGTEMFTYLATREQALLPIEGTGPEIGKLTLIKAQLPKDWATRQSLTYELKLPGDDLARILSSGPGQTIEVIDPETVRVTVQLTPWSRPLSTSNLPLPADDLFLKGTSLLQIDDPAVKKLATDALASLPQEKRNDLREQALAMSRYVHKTISTKNLSTALASAAEVAKSRSGDCTEHATLLAAMLRAQKIPSRFVMGLVYVPDESAFGLHAWTEAKLGDDWYPLDSVAASGRTSVAHLRMTADSLDESAGDPVLRMDIYARKLPGRLQVKVVP from the coding sequence ATGACATCTGGTGAGCAGTATTCAGTCCTCTCGAACGGCCAGCCCACGATGCTTCTACGGCCGTCCCATCGCCAGTTGATCCGGTGGCTGTGCTTGTCTCTGGTGTTGGTGGTTTTTGTCTCTGCTTCTGGCCAGGCCGAGGAGCCGGAGACTCGCACTGTCTGGGGAGTGATCTACCTGCAGGGGCAGCGTGCCGGTTACCAATCCGGCACACGCACTCTCTTCCAGTCAGCAAACGGTGAAAAGCTCGTGAAGTGCGAGCAGAAGACCGCACTCAAGCTCACGAGATTTGGCACACCGCTGGTCCTCGAATCGACGGTCGAGACGATAGAAACGACAGGCGGAGAGATTCGCCGGTTTGTGCATCGCCAGGAAAATCCTCCAGCCGCCCCCATGACCCTGGAAGGCACCATCGAAGGCAAACAGTGCCAGCTGGTGGCCACCACTGGCGGCATCAAACAAACCTCTTCGATCCCCTGGAGTCCCGATTGGCGTTCACCCGCCTATCAGGACGAAACCTTGCGGGCTCAACCACTTCAACCGGGAGAAGAGCGTCGGTTGGAGATTTTCTTTCCCGAGTTCCGCTCCATGGGTGTGCTCGATCTGAAGGCCCGGGAAATGGTGCCGATCCTCAATCTCGACCGGCAGGAAAAGAATCTGCTGCGGGTGACCGCGCGGATTTCGCTCATCGAAGATTCCCCCATCACCGTCTATGTCGATCAGAACGGAGAAGCCATTGTGACCCGCATGGGGATCTTCGGCACCGAAATGTTCACCTACCTCGCCACCCGCGAGCAGGCACTCCTCCCCATTGAAGGAACAGGCCCGGAAATCGGCAAACTCACGCTCATCAAGGCACAACTCCCCAAAGACTGGGCCACGCGTCAGTCACTCACGTACGAATTGAAACTTCCCGGCGATGACCTCGCACGCATCCTTTCCAGCGGGCCCGGCCAGACGATTGAAGTCATCGATCCTGAAACTGTGCGGGTCACCGTCCAGTTGACTCCCTGGAGTCGCCCGCTCTCGACCAGCAATTTGCCACTCCCTGCGGACGATCTCTTTTTGAAAGGAACATCACTCCTGCAGATTGATGATCCTGCCGTCAAAAAACTGGCGACTGACGCCCTGGCCAGCCTGCCCCAAGAGAAGCGAAACGACTTACGCGAGCAGGCTTTGGCAATGAGCCGGTATGTTCACAAGACCATCAGCACGAAAAATCTATCGACGGCATTGGCATCGGCTGCGGAAGTGGCCAAGAGCCGCTCTGGCGATTGCACAGAGCATGCCACCTTGCTGGCGGCCATGCTGCGGGCACAAAAAATCCCTTCGCGATTTGTGATGGGGCTGGTCTACGTCCCTGATGAGTCCGCTTTCGGCCTGCATGCCTGGACCGAAGCAAAGCTGGGAGACGACTGGTATCCCCTCGATTCGGTCGCAGCCAGCGGCCGCACGAGTGTGGCCCACTTACGAATGACAGCCGACTCCCTCGACGAATCGGCCGGCGACCCAGTCCTGCGCATGGACATCTACGCCCGAAAGCTCCCGGGCCGCTTACAGGTGAAGGTGGTGCCGTAA
- a CDS encoding nucleotide-binding protein, whose protein sequence is MKNVIRLALVDPHDSSRNALKTLLLGIDMVWLEAECSKYEFFADVIMQTQPNIALIALDSNPQKGLDLVSRISTELPTTQVLVISSSTEGSLILQAMRNGAREFLNAPLKLDDFLAAIDRIQQAGGVRTSEGTVRSSQVIAVAGVSGGIGCTSLAVNLGCALASQPSASVAIIDLDLALGDADVWLDIIPDYTIQDVADNISRLDYALLKRSLTKHECGAFLLPRPVQLDDRISISPEVLRRVIALLKATFTHLVVDISKSYGPSDLAALEVADMILLTTQLDLPSLRNTVRLLQFFSNHEGLSEKTRIVVNRIGLEDSQISLTKALETLGREVFAQIPNDYAVMVEARNNGVPLIIQSPKSRLTKSFIQLAQQLIEKPQASEEKPDESKKPRKGLFSFLSTAKST, encoded by the coding sequence GACAGTTCGAGGAATGCGCTCAAAACGCTCCTCCTGGGCATCGACATGGTCTGGCTCGAAGCCGAGTGCTCAAAGTACGAGTTCTTTGCCGACGTCATCATGCAGACCCAGCCGAACATTGCACTGATTGCCCTCGATTCCAATCCCCAGAAAGGTCTCGATCTCGTCAGCCGGATCTCGACAGAACTTCCCACCACACAGGTGCTGGTCATCAGCAGTTCCACCGAAGGTTCGCTGATTTTGCAGGCCATGCGAAATGGGGCCCGGGAATTCCTGAATGCTCCACTTAAGCTGGATGATTTCCTCGCTGCCATCGACCGAATTCAACAGGCCGGCGGTGTCCGCACCAGTGAAGGCACAGTGCGCAGCAGCCAGGTCATCGCCGTCGCTGGGGTCTCCGGCGGGATTGGCTGCACTTCATTGGCAGTCAATCTGGGTTGTGCACTGGCCAGTCAGCCTTCTGCCAGTGTAGCAATCATCGATCTCGATCTGGCTCTGGGAGATGCCGACGTCTGGCTCGACATCATTCCCGATTACACCATTCAAGATGTCGCCGATAACATCAGTCGGCTCGATTACGCACTCCTTAAACGATCGCTCACCAAGCACGAATGCGGCGCTTTCCTGCTCCCCAGGCCCGTCCAGTTGGATGATCGTATCTCGATCTCTCCCGAAGTCTTGCGGCGAGTGATTGCTCTGCTCAAGGCGACTTTTACGCATCTGGTGGTCGATATCAGTAAGAGCTACGGCCCTTCCGATCTGGCCGCTCTTGAAGTCGCGGACATGATCCTGCTCACCACTCAGCTCGATCTTCCCAGCTTGCGAAATACAGTGCGTCTGCTGCAATTCTTCAGTAATCACGAAGGACTTTCCGAAAAGACCCGCATTGTCGTCAATCGCATTGGTCTCGAAGACAGCCAGATCAGCCTGACCAAAGCTCTCGAAACACTGGGGCGGGAAGTCTTCGCTCAGATTCCGAACGATTACGCAGTGATGGTCGAAGCCCGCAACAATGGCGTGCCACTCATCATTCAATCTCCCAAGTCGCGCTTAACCAAGAGCTTCATTCAACTCGCCCAGCAACTGATTGAAAAACCGCAGGCGAGTGAAGAAAAACCCGATGAAAGCAAGAAGCCGCGTAAAGGCCTCTTCAGCTTTCTCAGCACTGCGAAATCGACTTAA
- a CDS encoding nucleoside hydrolase — MNPIRLLIDADPGLGDALAIAIALKDPRLDVVGLTAVGSFISAKQAAVNLQELVTIIDPQRWPRLGVQLTDAHESTASVPSQHLAHYRQLNGENGMADWPCRNVDAAHPKEAAKVIIELSRAYPQELVILSLGPLTNISLAAEKDPELLMRLKGLVISGGTLEGPGNITPAADFNIYHDPLAARSVLKSACTKTLVPFDASQKVGISFGLLDRLPIEHMGRFGEWLQTIVPFALRSHHQFQGMESWRLPELVALAAVVKPEFFQHLTLAVDVETDAHLTRGMTIFDRRSPPVWRPNVEVLKDPEVQGILDDFMSVLRSTVV, encoded by the coding sequence ATGAATCCAATCCGCTTGCTGATCGATGCCGATCCCGGCTTAGGCGATGCCCTCGCCATTGCCATCGCTCTGAAAGATCCCCGGCTCGATGTCGTCGGTCTCACCGCCGTCGGCAGTTTTATTTCTGCAAAACAGGCCGCGGTCAATCTGCAGGAACTGGTCACCATCATCGATCCTCAGCGCTGGCCTCGACTGGGCGTACAACTGACCGATGCTCACGAATCGACAGCCAGTGTCCCGTCGCAGCATCTGGCCCATTATCGCCAGCTCAATGGAGAGAATGGCATGGCCGACTGGCCTTGCCGGAATGTCGATGCGGCTCATCCCAAAGAAGCGGCCAAGGTCATCATTGAACTTTCCCGCGCTTACCCTCAGGAACTGGTGATTCTCAGCCTTGGCCCGCTGACCAACATCAGCCTGGCTGCCGAGAAAGACCCGGAACTGCTGATGCGACTCAAAGGTCTGGTCATTTCTGGCGGTACTCTCGAAGGTCCCGGCAACATCACTCCCGCTGCTGATTTCAACATTTATCACGATCCCCTGGCCGCCCGCTCGGTTCTGAAATCGGCCTGTACCAAAACGCTGGTTCCCTTTGATGCCTCGCAAAAAGTGGGGATCTCTTTTGGTCTCCTCGACCGCCTGCCCATCGAACACATGGGGCGCTTTGGCGAGTGGCTGCAGACGATCGTTCCCTTCGCACTGCGCAGTCATCATCAATTCCAGGGGATGGAATCGTGGCGATTGCCCGAACTCGTCGCACTCGCCGCGGTGGTGAAACCAGAGTTCTTCCAGCACCTCACGTTAGCAGTGGATGTCGAAACCGATGCCCACCTGACGCGGGGAATGACCATTTTCGACCGCCGCAGCCCCCCCGTCTGGCGACCCAATGTTGAAGTTCTTAAAGATCCGGAAGTGCAAGGGATTCTCGACGATTTCATGTCTGTCTTGAGAAGCACTGTGGTGTAG
- a CDS encoding FxsA family protein, whose protein sequence is MVVLLARFGLIFLVLPLIELYLLIKLGQQIGALATVAWVVLAIVAGISLLQFELRRVSVQLQMAARNRELPAGHVSDAAAIFLAGVLLIFPGPLTDVFAALLLFPLTRRPMVKLFNYWVWPQGSTVFRSAGSAFGGSGFQVYQSTVWQAGPRMTDAADFEGQGTEQPRLHPHPAAAHEGGSARPGGPEIIEAEWVRKSGEDR, encoded by the coding sequence ATGGTTGTGTTGCTTGCCCGATTTGGCCTGATCTTTCTTGTATTGCCACTGATTGAGCTATATCTGCTGATCAAGCTTGGTCAGCAGATTGGCGCATTGGCCACAGTAGCGTGGGTGGTGCTGGCGATTGTGGCGGGGATTTCTCTGCTGCAGTTTGAACTGCGCCGGGTGTCTGTGCAATTGCAGATGGCGGCTCGAAACCGGGAGCTTCCGGCCGGGCATGTCTCAGATGCGGCGGCGATTTTTCTGGCGGGAGTGCTGTTGATCTTTCCCGGGCCACTGACCGATGTGTTCGCAGCGCTCCTGCTCTTTCCGCTGACGCGCCGACCGATGGTCAAGCTGTTCAACTACTGGGTCTGGCCGCAAGGGAGCACAGTTTTCCGTTCGGCAGGAAGTGCTTTTGGAGGATCAGGCTTTCAGGTTTACCAGAGCACGGTCTGGCAAGCGGGCCCACGGATGACAGATGCGGCAGACTTCGAAGGCCAGGGAACAGAACAGCCTCGCCTCCATCCTCATCCAGCGGCTGCCCATGAAGGCGGTTCGGCAAGACCCGGCGGGCCGGAGATCATTGAAGCCGAATGGGTGCGTAAGTCGGGTGAAGATCGCTAA